One stretch of Eggerthella lenta DSM 2243 DNA includes these proteins:
- the accB gene encoding acetyl-CoA carboxylase biotin carboxyl carrier protein, which yields MPRLQIMDTTIRDGQQSLWATRMQIGDMLPILPKMDRVGYWAIEAWGGATFDTCMRFLDENPWERLRSIKAQTPNTPLSMLSRGQNLVGYKHYSRDICNHFIKAAKRNGVHVFRVFDALNDIRNVVDNAEAIKECGGHFEGAISYTMSPVHTLDSFLDYGQKLKDLGADSICIKDMAGMLTPYRTERMVKAFNAEIGLPLHIHCHYVGGMAPANILKAAEAGAAIADTAHAPLAFGNSHPAVEMIVAALQESRYDTGLDLDLLFEIAEYWEGVRKRGHYKRGVSSLTHMQVYSHQVPGGMMSNLVSQLEIQNAADRLPEVMKEIPKVRAEVGYPPLVTPMSQIVGTQAVFNVLTGKRWSVVSKEMKDYICGYYGKAPGRMDKDIVAKVVGNSEMLPPDVAPGSLVTTTYAQVEEEIGDLAKSEEDVLMYALFPNEARTFLSKHRTSEKVDFLMEQESSHTKEDDYVDINQIRELVRVAEESGVGEIVVEEEGTRIAVRMPGTLSSEAAAAAAAAPVAAVAPAPAAAAPAAAADDVERPSDWYAVTAPMVGTFYASPAPGEPPFVQVGDEVAANQTLCIVEAMKLMNEIAAEEMGTVREVCLEDASPVEFGTVLFYVEPHGAPAPAPETA from the coding sequence ATGCCAAGGCTTCAGATCATGGATACCACCATCCGTGACGGCCAGCAAAGCCTCTGGGCCACGCGCATGCAGATCGGCGATATGCTGCCGATCCTGCCTAAAATGGACCGTGTCGGGTACTGGGCCATCGAGGCGTGGGGCGGTGCGACGTTTGACACGTGCATGCGCTTCCTCGACGAGAACCCGTGGGAGCGACTGCGATCTATCAAGGCGCAGACGCCGAACACGCCGCTCTCGATGCTGTCCCGCGGTCAGAACTTGGTGGGGTACAAGCACTATTCGCGCGACATCTGCAATCATTTCATCAAGGCCGCGAAGCGCAATGGCGTGCATGTCTTCCGCGTGTTCGACGCGCTCAACGACATCCGCAACGTCGTCGACAACGCCGAAGCCATCAAGGAATGCGGCGGCCACTTCGAAGGAGCCATCTCCTACACGATGTCGCCGGTCCACACGCTCGACAGCTTCCTCGACTACGGTCAGAAGCTCAAGGACCTCGGTGCCGACTCCATCTGCATCAAGGACATGGCGGGCATGCTCACGCCGTACCGCACCGAGCGCATGGTGAAGGCCTTCAATGCCGAAATCGGTTTGCCGCTGCACATCCATTGCCACTACGTCGGCGGCATGGCTCCCGCCAACATCCTCAAGGCCGCCGAAGCCGGCGCCGCCATCGCCGACACGGCCCATGCGCCGCTGGCGTTCGGCAACTCGCACCCGGCCGTCGAGATGATCGTCGCCGCGCTCCAGGAGAGCCGTTACGACACCGGCCTCGACCTCGATCTCTTGTTCGAGATCGCCGAGTACTGGGAAGGCGTGCGCAAGCGCGGCCACTACAAGCGCGGCGTCTCGTCGCTCACGCACATGCAGGTGTACTCGCACCAGGTGCCGGGCGGCATGATGTCGAACCTCGTGTCGCAGCTGGAAATCCAGAACGCGGCCGACCGCCTGCCCGAGGTCATGAAGGAGATCCCGAAGGTGCGCGCCGAGGTGGGCTACCCGCCGCTCGTCACGCCGATGTCGCAGATCGTGGGCACGCAGGCCGTGTTCAACGTGCTCACCGGCAAGCGTTGGAGCGTCGTGTCCAAGGAGATGAAGGATTACATCTGCGGGTACTACGGCAAGGCGCCGGGCCGCATGGACAAGGACATCGTGGCGAAGGTCGTGGGCAACTCCGAGATGCTGCCGCCCGACGTGGCGCCCGGCTCGCTCGTCACCACCACCTACGCGCAGGTCGAAGAAGAGATCGGCGACCTTGCGAAGAGCGAGGAAGACGTGCTCATGTACGCCCTGTTCCCGAACGAGGCGCGCACGTTCCTCAGCAAGCACCGGACATCGGAGAAGGTCGACTTCCTCATGGAGCAGGAGTCGAGCCACACCAAGGAGGACGATTACGTGGACATCAATCAGATTCGCGAGCTGGTTCGCGTCGCCGAGGAAAGCGGCGTCGGCGAGATCGTAGTTGAGGAAGAGGGCACCCGCATCGCCGTGCGCATGCCGGGCACCCTGTCCTCCGAAGCCGCCGCCGCTGCCGCCGCCGCTCCGGTTGCCGCTGTGGCCCCGGCTCCGGCAGCCGCCGCTCCTGCCGCCGCAGCGGACGACGTCGAGCGCCCCTCCGACTGGTACGCCGTCACGGCTCCCATGGTGGGCACGTTCTACGCGTCCCCCGCGCCGGGCGAGCCTCCGTTCGTGCAGGTGGGCGACGAGGTTGCCGCCAACCAGACGCTGTGCATCGTCGAGGCCATGAAGCTCATGAACGAGATCGCAGCCGAGGAGATGGGCACCGTCCGCGAGGTGTGCCTCGAGGACGCGTCCCCCGTCGAGTTCGGCACGGTGCTGTTCTACGTCGAGCCGCACGGCGCCCCGGCCCCGGCCCCGGAGACGGCGTAA
- a CDS encoding helix-turn-helix domain-containing protein, translated as MSKNEKMARKDPLVQRLSADLGSRLLDVRTSEGLSQTTLAEMVGTKHPRISNLEGGLVDVRLSDIVKLARALDVNPGELLDLAAYKLEDYPLPLPDNHARM; from the coding sequence ATGAGCAAAAACGAGAAGATGGCGCGCAAGGATCCCCTTGTCCAGCGCTTGTCCGCCGACCTGGGCAGCCGGCTTCTCGACGTGCGAACCTCCGAAGGACTTTCCCAAACCACGCTGGCCGAGATGGTGGGCACGAAGCACCCGCGCATCAGCAACCTCGAAGGCGGCCTCGTGGACGTGCGCCTCTCCGACATCGTGAAGCTGGCCCGCGCCCTCGACGTGAACCCCGGCGAGCTGCTCGATCTCGCCGCTTACAAGCTGGAGGACTATCCCCTCCCCCTGCCCGACAACCACGCGCGTATGTAG
- a CDS encoding exodeoxyribonuclease VII small subunit, translating to MALESYDSFEAVKTRLDEIVDAVSDDELALDDALALYEEAVGLGLRASDLLEDNIETQQSVEGADEVSDEPSDDVPAQETGAPVSA from the coding sequence ATGGCGCTTGAGTCGTATGATAGCTTCGAGGCGGTGAAAACCCGCCTCGACGAGATCGTCGACGCGGTGAGCGACGACGAGTTGGCGCTCGACGATGCGCTCGCCCTGTACGAAGAGGCGGTAGGGCTCGGGCTGCGCGCCAGCGACCTGCTCGAGGATAATATCGAAACGCAACAGAGCGTCGAGGGAGCGGACGAGGTGTCGGACGAGCCGTCCGACGATGTGCCCGCACAGGAGACGGGTGCGCCGGTTTCGGCGTAG
- the nusB gene encoding transcription antitermination factor NusB yields MAAKRHERTSARRAALQVLYTSEITDESPAAIAEGNSRLDEDGPLPEYALKLVLGVESHRCAIDNHLAATSENWSLARMPIVDRSILRLATFEMMYIDDVPTSVTINEAVELAKDFGGEDESHRFVNGILGRIAKMLEGEEDEGAESEGDPEVPADGDAASDGLSPDAADTACDQVEPLAAQDDKSPEGELSHGA; encoded by the coding sequence ATGGCTGCCAAACGACATGAACGAACCAGTGCGCGCCGTGCCGCGCTCCAAGTGCTCTACACGAGCGAGATAACCGACGAGTCGCCTGCGGCGATCGCCGAGGGCAACAGCCGCCTCGATGAGGACGGTCCGCTGCCCGAGTACGCGCTCAAGCTTGTGCTGGGCGTGGAATCCCATCGCTGCGCCATCGACAACCACCTCGCGGCCACGTCCGAGAACTGGTCGCTGGCCCGCATGCCCATCGTCGACCGCTCCATCCTGCGGTTGGCCACGTTCGAGATGATGTACATCGACGACGTGCCCACCTCGGTCACCATCAACGAGGCGGTGGAGCTGGCGAAGGACTTCGGCGGAGAAGACGAGTCGCACCGTTTCGTCAACGGCATCCTCGGCCGCATCGCCAAGATGCTGGAAGGGGAGGAAGACGAGGGGGCGGAGTCGGAGGGCGACCCCGAGGTGCCCGCCGATGGCGACGCTGCTTCCGACGGCCTCTCCCCTGACGCTGCGGATACCGCATGCGACCAGGTTGAGCCCCTCGCGGCCCAGGACGACAAGTCGCCGGAAGGAGAGCTCTCCCATGGCGCTTGA
- the dxs gene encoding 1-deoxy-D-xylulose-5-phosphate synthase: MDKRILDIVSSPADLKLLTNEELSILAQEVREEIITTASETGGHVASSLGAVEIILAVHSMMDCPHDKIVFDVGHQAYAHKLITGRLDEFRTLRTYGGLSGFPKPDESPYDVHPSGHASDSLSVALGLAEARELRGSDEKIVAVIGDAALSGGMAFEALNHIGQAQTPMVIILNDNEMSISRNVGALMKHLGYMRATPQYRQTRDSVQEALESSGAFGNALANFGRNMKESMKQFVIPRTMIFEQLGIICTAPIDGHDIGLLKETLATVLHTDVPVLMHVVTRKGAGYAPAVQNPEKFHGIAPFEIATGDVKKKPSAAPSYTSVFGKALAAEARRDDRIVAITAAMKGGTGLDAFAEEFPERFVDAGIAEEHAVGLASGLATGGMKPVVALYSTFLQRAIDQVIINNALPNLDVVFAIDRAGIVGEDGPTHHGMFDLAYMRMIPHMRVLAPSDEAELVHALHTALELGGPFAIRYPRGAAEGVALPDEPHVLEEGRARVIREGDDVAILAFGRMVSRAKEAAALLAVRGIDARVVDMRWVKPLDVDEIARAAQTKLVVTVEGGIISGGVGEGVLNELARQGAAVPALTLGIPDTFVPQGSSNQLLHDLGLDAEGIADAVEQRLAR, from the coding sequence ATGGATAAGCGTATTCTCGATATCGTGTCGTCCCCTGCCGACCTGAAGCTGCTTACGAACGAGGAGCTGTCCATCCTCGCGCAGGAAGTGCGCGAGGAGATCATCACGACGGCGTCCGAAACGGGCGGGCATGTGGCTTCGTCGCTCGGCGCGGTGGAGATCATCCTGGCCGTGCACAGCATGATGGACTGCCCGCACGACAAGATCGTGTTCGACGTGGGCCACCAGGCCTACGCGCACAAGCTGATCACCGGGCGTCTCGACGAGTTTCGCACGTTGCGCACGTACGGCGGTCTGTCCGGCTTCCCGAAGCCCGACGAGAGCCCCTACGACGTGCACCCGTCCGGCCATGCCTCCGACTCCCTGTCGGTGGCGCTCGGCTTGGCCGAGGCGCGCGAGCTGCGCGGCAGCGACGAGAAGATCGTGGCCGTCATCGGCGATGCGGCCCTGTCGGGCGGCATGGCGTTCGAGGCGCTCAATCACATCGGCCAAGCTCAGACGCCCATGGTGATCATTCTCAACGACAACGAGATGTCCATCTCGCGCAACGTGGGCGCGCTCATGAAGCACCTCGGCTACATGCGCGCCACCCCGCAGTACCGCCAGACCCGTGACTCCGTGCAGGAGGCGCTCGAAAGCAGCGGCGCGTTCGGCAACGCGTTGGCGAATTTCGGGCGCAACATGAAAGAGTCGATGAAGCAGTTCGTCATCCCGCGCACGATGATCTTCGAGCAGCTCGGCATCATCTGCACGGCGCCCATCGACGGTCACGATATCGGTCTGCTCAAGGAGACGCTGGCAACCGTGCTGCACACCGACGTGCCCGTGCTCATGCACGTGGTCACGCGCAAGGGCGCGGGCTACGCGCCCGCGGTGCAGAACCCTGAGAAGTTCCACGGCATCGCGCCGTTCGAAATCGCCACGGGGGATGTGAAAAAGAAGCCGTCCGCCGCGCCTTCGTACACGAGCGTGTTCGGCAAGGCGTTGGCCGCCGAGGCTCGTCGCGATGATCGCATCGTGGCCATCACGGCAGCCATGAAGGGCGGCACGGGCCTCGATGCGTTCGCCGAGGAGTTCCCCGAGCGTTTCGTGGACGCCGGCATCGCCGAGGAACATGCGGTGGGCCTGGCCAGCGGTTTGGCGACGGGCGGCATGAAGCCGGTCGTGGCCCTGTACTCCACGTTCCTCCAGCGCGCCATCGACCAGGTGATCATCAACAACGCCCTGCCGAATCTCGACGTGGTGTTCGCCATCGACCGTGCCGGCATCGTGGGCGAGGACGGCCCCACGCACCACGGCATGTTCGATCTCGCCTACATGCGCATGATCCCGCATATGCGGGTACTTGCCCCCTCTGACGAAGCCGAGCTCGTGCATGCGTTGCATACGGCGCTCGAGCTGGGCGGCCCCTTCGCCATCCGCTATCCGCGCGGGGCGGCCGAAGGCGTCGCGCTGCCTGACGAGCCGCACGTGCTGGAAGAGGGGAGGGCGCGCGTGATCCGCGAAGGCGACGACGTGGCCATCCTCGCGTTCGGACGCATGGTGTCGCGCGCCAAGGAAGCGGCGGCGCTGCTCGCCGTGCGCGGCATCGACGCGCGCGTGGTGGACATGCGCTGGGTCAAGCCGCTCGACGTGGACGAGATCGCCCGCGCGGCGCAGACGAAGCTCGTCGTGACGGTGGAGGGCGGCATCATTTCCGGCGGCGTGGGCGAAGGCGTGCTGAACGAGCTGGCTCGTCAAGGAGCCGCCGTCCCGGCGCTGACGCTGGGCATCCCCGACACGTTCGTGCCCCAAGGCTCCTCGAACCAGCTGCTGCACGACCTCGGCCTTGATGCGGAAGGCATTGCCGATGCCGTAGAGCAGCGTCTCGCTCGCTGA
- a CDS encoding Asp23/Gls24 family envelope stress response protein — protein sequence MTELNVDGMALAPGVVETIVSIAANEVEGVACIGPSTTSGLRSVFGSKPTTQGIEITVGEDDKLQISIRVDVYYGFVLPDLAASIRQAISDAVTSQVGIPVGAVDVYIDGMQFAR from the coding sequence ATGACAGAGCTCAACGTCGACGGCATGGCGCTTGCGCCGGGCGTCGTCGAAACCATCGTGTCCATTGCGGCCAACGAAGTGGAAGGCGTGGCCTGCATCGGCCCGTCCACCACGAGCGGCCTGCGCTCCGTGTTCGGCAGCAAGCCGACCACGCAGGGCATCGAGATCACCGTGGGCGAGGACGACAAGCTGCAGATTTCCATTCGCGTGGACGTGTACTACGGCTTCGTGCTTCCCGACCTCGCCGCCAGCATTCGCCAGGCTATCTCCGATGCGGTGACCAGCCAGGTGGGCATTCCCGTGGGTGCCGTGGACGTGTACATCGACGGCATGCAGTTCGCCCGCTAA
- the efp gene encoding elongation factor P yields MAISTADFKNGMCIEFNGKLCTIVEFQHVKPGKGSAFVRTKLRDIKTGRIIDNTFNAGVKVESVRLETKKLQYLYNDGADFNFMDNDTFEQMAISTETVGDAAKWLKENDEASLLYAGDELISIEPQMFVELEVTHTEPGFKGDTATNTTKPATLETGVEVQVPTFVEIGDVLQIDTRDGRFIKRV; encoded by the coding sequence ATGGCTATCTCTACCGCCGATTTCAAGAACGGCATGTGCATCGAGTTTAACGGCAAGCTGTGCACCATCGTCGAGTTCCAGCATGTGAAGCCCGGCAAGGGCAGCGCCTTCGTCCGCACGAAGCTGCGCGACATCAAGACTGGCCGCATCATCGACAACACGTTCAACGCCGGCGTCAAGGTGGAATCCGTGCGTCTCGAGACGAAGAAGCTGCAGTACCTCTACAACGACGGTGCCGATTTCAACTTCATGGACAACGACACGTTCGAGCAGATGGCCATCTCGACCGAAACCGTCGGCGATGCCGCGAAGTGGCTCAAGGAGAACGACGAGGCGTCGCTGCTGTACGCTGGCGACGAGCTGATCAGCATCGAGCCCCAGATGTTCGTCGAGCTCGAGGTCACGCACACCGAGCCCGGCTTCAAGGGCGACACGGCCACTAACACGACGAAGCCCGCCACGCTGGAGACCGGCGTCGAAGTGCAGGTTCCCACGTTCGTCGAGATCGGCGACGTTCTGCAGATCGACACCCGCGACGGCCGCTTCATCAAGCGCGTGTAG
- a CDS encoding SPFH domain-containing protein → MGLIKAMGGSTRGVLADSWRDFFYCESLDASTLASKGQKKTGNPDRSSNAKGDENVISNGSIVAINDGQCMIIVESGAVVDLCAEPGEYLYETSSEPSVFYGPLGANVKSTFKEMQRRIGFGGSPGKDQRVYYFNIKEIVGNKYGTPNPVPFRVVDANIGLDIDIAVRCNGEYSYRIDNPLLFYRNVCGNVETTYTKDQLDSQLKSELLTALQPAFSRISAAGVRYSNVPAHTRELAALLNEELTDTWRSLRGMSVVSFGMNSIRASEEDELVIKRLQSAAVMRDPNMAAANLVAAQSDAMRIAAGNANGAANGFIGLGLANMTGGTDAGRLFTDAATSFHHSGSFNQQNWTCSCGVKNSGNFCQNCGKERCSDSAWTCPSCGTSSAGNYCSQCGKARTQP, encoded by the coding sequence ATGGGACTCATCAAGGCAATGGGAGGTTCTACTCGGGGAGTTCTTGCCGATTCGTGGAGAGATTTCTTCTACTGCGAGTCGCTTGATGCCTCCACATTGGCGTCAAAAGGACAGAAGAAGACAGGGAACCCTGATCGTTCCTCAAACGCCAAGGGAGACGAAAACGTTATCTCGAACGGTTCAATTGTTGCCATAAACGATGGCCAGTGCATGATCATAGTCGAATCAGGAGCTGTCGTTGACCTTTGCGCCGAACCCGGCGAATACCTATATGAAACGTCAAGCGAGCCGAGCGTCTTCTACGGCCCGTTGGGCGCAAACGTCAAGAGCACGTTCAAAGAGATGCAACGTCGTATAGGATTCGGCGGCAGTCCCGGGAAAGACCAGCGCGTTTACTACTTCAACATCAAGGAGATCGTCGGAAACAAATACGGAACCCCTAACCCCGTTCCCTTCCGCGTCGTCGATGCCAATATTGGCCTTGATATCGACATAGCCGTACGCTGCAATGGCGAATATTCGTACAGGATAGATAACCCCCTGTTGTTCTACCGCAACGTTTGCGGGAACGTTGAAACCACCTACACAAAGGATCAACTGGATTCTCAGTTGAAAAGCGAGCTATTGACCGCCCTGCAACCTGCATTTTCCCGCATCTCGGCTGCTGGCGTGCGATACAGCAACGTTCCCGCGCATACTCGCGAACTTGCAGCGCTTCTAAACGAAGAGCTCACTGACACATGGCGAAGCCTTCGCGGAATGTCCGTCGTGTCCTTTGGAATGAATTCTATTCGAGCTTCGGAAGAGGACGAACTCGTTATCAAGCGACTTCAGAGCGCTGCGGTGATGCGCGATCCGAATATGGCAGCCGCCAATCTGGTAGCCGCCCAATCCGACGCCATGCGCATCGCGGCAGGAAACGCAAACGGAGCAGCTAACGGCTTTATCGGTTTAGGGCTAGCGAACATGACAGGCGGAACGGATGCGGGACGTTTGTTCACCGACGCAGCGACCAGCTTTCATCATTCCGGATCCTTCAATCAGCAGAACTGGACTTGCTCTTGCGGAGTAAAGAACTCGGGGAACTTCTGCCAAAACTGTGGCAAAGAGCGCTGCAGTGATTCCGCATGGACTTGCCCTTCATGCGGTACGAGCAGCGCAGGGAACTACTGCTCGCAGTGCGGCAAAGCCAGAACGCAGCCCTGA
- the accC gene encoding acetyl-CoA carboxylase biotin carboxylase subunit, whose amino-acid sequence MFKKILIANRGEVALRVMRACKELGVKTVAVYSTEDANTYPVQYADEAVCIGPAQANKSYLIIPNIIAAAKTTGAEAVHPGYGFLAENADFARACADNDLVFIGPSPECIERMGDKSSARETMKACGVPTVPGSDGCIETAAEAKAFADTVGYPVLIKATAGGGGKGMREVHDPADLEAQYAAARNEAGAAFGNDGVYLEKLVLRPRHVEIQVLADDFGNNIALCERDCSVQRRHQKLIEEAPSPALTEDLRRAMGVAAIKAVRATNYKNAGTIEFLLDERGSFYFMEMNTRVQVEHPVTEQITGTDIIKEQLRIASGEPMSCADRAPFSPAGHAMEFRINAEDPQHGFRPCPGTITKFEAPAGPGVRVESYVRTGSRISPYYDSLVAKLVVYGQDREEALARGRRALDEFVIEGIETTIAFHRRVLDNAVFCSGDVTTDFIETQMGDVL is encoded by the coding sequence ATGTTTAAGAAGATCCTGATCGCCAACCGCGGCGAGGTCGCCCTGCGCGTCATGCGCGCCTGCAAGGAGCTGGGCGTGAAGACGGTCGCGGTCTACTCGACCGAGGACGCCAACACCTACCCCGTGCAGTACGCCGACGAGGCCGTATGCATCGGCCCTGCTCAGGCGAACAAGAGCTACCTTATCATACCGAACATCATCGCGGCGGCGAAGACCACCGGCGCGGAGGCCGTGCATCCCGGCTACGGCTTCCTCGCCGAGAACGCCGACTTCGCCCGCGCCTGCGCCGACAACGACCTCGTGTTCATCGGGCCCAGCCCCGAGTGCATCGAGCGCATGGGCGACAAGAGCTCCGCGCGCGAGACCATGAAGGCGTGCGGCGTGCCCACCGTCCCGGGCTCCGACGGCTGCATCGAAACGGCGGCCGAGGCCAAGGCGTTCGCCGACACCGTGGGCTATCCCGTGCTCATCAAGGCGACGGCAGGCGGCGGCGGCAAGGGCATGCGCGAAGTGCACGACCCGGCCGACCTCGAGGCGCAGTACGCTGCGGCCCGCAACGAGGCCGGCGCCGCGTTCGGCAACGACGGCGTGTACCTGGAGAAGCTCGTGCTGCGCCCGCGCCACGTGGAGATCCAGGTGCTGGCCGACGACTTCGGCAACAACATCGCCCTGTGCGAGCGCGACTGCTCCGTGCAGCGCCGCCATCAGAAGCTCATCGAGGAAGCGCCCTCGCCGGCGCTGACCGAGGACCTGCGCCGCGCCATGGGCGTGGCGGCCATCAAGGCCGTGCGCGCCACGAACTACAAGAACGCCGGCACCATCGAGTTTCTGCTCGACGAGCGCGGGTCGTTCTACTTCATGGAGATGAACACGCGGGTGCAGGTGGAGCACCCGGTGACCGAGCAGATCACCGGCACCGACATCATCAAGGAGCAGCTGCGCATCGCCTCCGGCGAGCCTATGAGCTGCGCCGATCGCGCGCCGTTCTCGCCTGCAGGCCATGCGATGGAATTCCGCATCAACGCGGAAGACCCCCAGCATGGCTTCCGTCCGTGCCCCGGCACCATCACGAAGTTCGAGGCTCCGGCCGGCCCCGGCGTGCGCGTGGAAAGCTACGTGCGCACGGGCTCGCGCATCTCGCCCTACTACGACTCGCTTGTGGCGAAGCTCGTGGTGTACGGCCAGGATCGCGAGGAAGCGCTCGCGCGCGGCCGCCGCGCGCTCGACGAGTTCGTGATCGAGGGCATCGAGACCACGATCGCGTTCCATCGTCGCGTGCTCGACAACGCGGTGTTCTGCTCGGGCGACGTGACCACCGACTTCATCGAAACCCAGATGGGAGACGTACTATGA
- a CDS encoding inorganic phosphate transporter yields the protein MSYDLGAFVGALMGDPVLALIVVLTLGATVVNGATDAPNAIATVVGTKAMRPGPAIAMAAVCNFVGLAAITAVSSAVALTIFKMVDFGGDNHAALIALAAAMVAIIVWGVAAWYFGIPTSQSHSLIAGITGAAIALQGGLAGVNGDEWMKVIYGLVISTFLGFGTGWLFTRLIKKLCWHLSRAKANSFFKWAQIISGAGVAVLHGAQDGQKFLSLCMLGIMIGMSGAVDSNVEFPFWLIILVSATMALGTAVGGKKIIKSVGMNMVKMEQYQGFAACLSACFCIGLATFTGMPVSTTHTKTTAIMGVGAEKSIRTVKWGLAGRMVLTWILTFPGCGLLAFAFTHLFLMLF from the coding sequence ATGAGCTATGATTTAGGGGCGTTCGTCGGGGCGCTCATGGGCGATCCGGTACTCGCCCTCATCGTTGTTCTGACGCTCGGCGCGACCGTGGTGAACGGTGCGACCGACGCTCCCAACGCGATCGCCACCGTGGTGGGGACGAAGGCCATGAGGCCGGGTCCTGCCATCGCGATGGCGGCGGTCTGCAACTTCGTGGGTCTCGCTGCCATCACCGCCGTGTCGTCGGCCGTGGCGCTGACCATCTTCAAGATGGTCGATTTCGGCGGCGATAACCACGCGGCGCTCATCGCGCTGGCCGCCGCCATGGTAGCCATCATCGTGTGGGGCGTGGCGGCATGGTACTTCGGCATCCCCACGTCGCAGAGCCATTCGCTCATCGCCGGCATCACCGGAGCTGCCATCGCCCTGCAGGGCGGCCTGGCGGGCGTGAACGGCGACGAGTGGATGAAGGTCATTTACGGCCTGGTCATCTCCACGTTTTTGGGATTCGGCACCGGATGGCTGTTCACTCGGCTCATCAAGAAGCTGTGCTGGCATCTCAGCCGCGCGAAGGCGAACTCGTTCTTCAAGTGGGCGCAGATCATCTCGGGCGCGGGCGTGGCCGTGCTCCACGGCGCACAGGACGGCCAGAAGTTTTTGTCGCTGTGTATGCTGGGTATCATGATCGGCATGAGCGGCGCGGTGGACTCGAACGTGGAGTTCCCGTTCTGGCTGATCATCCTCGTGTCGGCGACGATGGCGCTGGGCACGGCCGTGGGCGGCAAGAAGATCATCAAGTCCGTGGGCATGAACATGGTGAAGATGGAGCAATACCAGGGCTTCGCGGCGTGCCTGTCGGCCTGCTTCTGCATCGGCCTGGCCACGTTCACCGGCATGCCCGTATCCACCACCCACACGAAGACCACCGCCATCATGGGTGTGGGTGCCGAGAAGAGCATCCGCACGGTGAAGTGGGGGCTGGCCGGCAGGATGGTGCTCACCTGGATCCTCACGTTCCCCGGCTGCGGCCTCCTGGCCTTCGCCTTCACGCACTTGTTCCTGATGCTGTTCTAG
- a CDS encoding leucine-rich repeat domain-containing protein, with translation MVKTEIADKVKIDGVVKIQSADFIIEAGALKEYHGAGTDVVIPDNVTNISGAFRKTSITTITLPEELQVLSGAFDSCSSLRAVNLPERLQDISYSFFGCESLKSITLPDGLENLKGSFGYSGLERVTIPSGIGTIGGNDLDDGCFSGCDSLAEVVIEEGVSCIGTNCFSHCSSLEEVIIPASVTKIGNFAFQECKNLSDVTILGSNTKLEMSAFRHCPSLTTVNAPTSVLKNIFRDYGKPEWRPFYDTPWYDTRGKEERKALGICEHCGGNIKGVLVKKCSHCGRKY, from the coding sequence GTGGTTAAAACCGAAATCGCCGACAAGGTGAAAATCGACGGCGTGGTGAAGATCCAGTCTGCCGACTTCATCATCGAGGCGGGGGCTCTGAAGGAATACCACGGAGCCGGCACCGACGTTGTCATACCGGATAACGTTACGAACATAAGTGGAGCATTTCGGAAGACGTCCATTACTACGATTACCTTACCTGAAGAACTCCAAGTGCTATCCGGCGCCTTCGATAGCTGTTCTTCGCTCAGAGCCGTCAACTTGCCCGAAAGGCTTCAGGACATCTCCTACTCCTTTTTCGGATGCGAGTCGCTCAAATCTATCACGCTTCCCGACGGACTCGAGAACCTGAAAGGATCTTTCGGCTATTCAGGCCTCGAACGCGTAACCATACCGAGCGGAATCGGCACGATAGGCGGCAACGATCTTGATGACGGCTGCTTTTCGGGCTGCGACTCCCTTGCAGAAGTCGTCATTGAAGAAGGAGTCTCCTGCATAGGAACGAATTGCTTCAGCCATTGTTCCTCACTCGAAGAGGTCATCATCCCTGCATCTGTCACAAAAATTGGAAATTTTGCTTTTCAGGAATGCAAAAACCTATCGGACGTAACCATCCTGGGATCAAATACCAAGCTGGAAATGAGCGCTTTTCGGCACTGCCCTTCTTTGACCACCGTCAACGCACCGACATCTGTCTTGAAGAACATATTCCGCGACTACGGGAAACCAGAGTGGCGTCCCTTTTACGACACCCCCTGGTATGACACGCGAGGAAAGGAGGAACGCAAAGCACTCGGCATTTGCGAACACTGCGGAGGTAACATCAAAGGCGTCCTTGTCAAAAAGTGCAGTCACTGCGGCAGGAAATACTAA